Within Rhododendron vialii isolate Sample 1 chromosome 12a, ASM3025357v1, the genomic segment TAAagtgtcataattaattttgtctctaaggctctcataattaagtatccaTTCTTTATTTGAAACCTTGTAAAgtagaaacttgattatgagagcactagatacaaaatttaattttgactctttagaataatataattagaataataaagatcttcgcactggttcaaatatattgaaaattggagcgctaaataattttgaactgtttatatattaaaagaatatgcttaaaaaaattaagtgttccaatctttaatccgtttgaaccagtgcgaagatcttattattccgATGACATTGTTCTTAAGGGTCATATTTATCTTTAAAATtatcataatcaagtttctgctctataagataaaataaaaaaaataaaaaacatttttcaacagtGTCCCAATTCCCACACTGAGTTGTCTTCTAATCCTTAATCTGGTTCAGAAATCGTTGAAAGTAATTGAACTAGGATATAAAATAACAAGGCAACTAAACAATTGCTCAAAACAAATTTAAGATGATCGGAGTCCAATCTCAAAGGTGCGCCAGTCTTCTGTTCGTGAGGACTCGACATAAGATATTCAATACTCTGAAATAAGGTCGAGcatgtgaaaaaaataaaattaaaataagattGAGCACGATGTATGATTTAGATTCGTGCTCAACATTAGCCCAAGAGCAATAAATAATTTCTTGAGTAGACAGTCATGAAGAAGAGAGATTCAGGCCTTACCAAAATAAGAGCTTTGACGCTATCTCTATGAATAGGAATCCCAACCACGTTCTCTCTCTGGACTTCAAGCAACACATCCACAAAatcctgctctctctctctctcctccctgtCTCTCTCTACTCTCATGCTCTTCCACCACACCCTCCAAAAACTCATCCAACTCCTTAGCAAGTCTCTCCGCTCGCCCATACACCCCATTTACTCTATTCACCCACTTCAGCCATGGGGCAAAATCTCCAAtatcaaaatatcaaaaaacCCCGGTAACTCCACGAACTCCCCCAAAACCTCCTTAAACCCCCTCCTGCCCCCTCCTCCTTCCCCACCCCCGCCGCCGCCGTATTTTCGCCCCAACGCCACCCTACACACCACGTCCCCTGTCAACTCCACAATCAATTTGCTCAAATTCACCACATCAGAACCAGAATCTGAAATCTTCTCAATCACGTGCATTGTCTCTTCTTCCCTAACGTCGCGAAAGGACTGGACTCGCTTGTTGCTTAGTAGTTGGAGGACGCAGATGCTCTTCATCTGCCTCCAATACTCACTGTAATGGCTAAAAGCCACATCCTTCTCTCCGTACATGATTTTTTCACAAATGGTCGATTTGGGTTGGTTGGAGAAGATAAGGTCGTGGGTTTTCATGATGTCACAGGCGGCGGCAGCGGAGGAGGCGATCAAGACGGGAGCAGCGGCGAAGTGGAGGAGCATTAAGGCGCTGTGGGCTTGGGAGAGGGAGTGGAGGGAGAGGTGGGGGAAGGGGCCAATTTGGTGGAGGTTTCCGATCATGGGGAGCTTTCGGGGAGACGGCGGTGGGTTTTTGCGCGGTGGTCGGGCGGTGATGGAGAGCCATTTGAGAAGGAAAACTAGGAAGAAAAAcaggggaaggagagagaagatgaaggGGTGTAGTGAGAAATGCATTTGGCTGGTTGTTTGATGAGTCTCGgcaacaaattttgaaaagctgTATGCAATATGCATATGTGGTGTGGGTCAGTGGGTGCATGAATATTGGAACAGTTTATACTTTATACCACGGTCGGGTTTTGCGAGacgaaaatgattttcacactcttcttttatttattgaattttttttgtctttcattcatgtaaatctaaaaaattactcttatcacttgaactattttttctttataaagAGAAATTTGGTACTTTCtagtgaataaagacaaaaaaagaaagaagtctCACTGAATAAAAGGAGAgcgctttttatttttatttttataaagaGCAATCATTTCCTTTGGAggaatttttcagtgtcgggtgggtaccacgtggtgtccgctcggcacatccgggccgtccatttcggttttggacggctcaaatttggagagagagcggtagggtgagaggagagagaatgttttaaTCTGAATCGTCCAACACATTTTCGAACGGTCCGAATGGATTGCTCAGGCACCACGTGAGTACAACCACGTGGTACCCTCGgtatccaaaaatttctctttccTTTGCGTTACTTTTGACAATTGGCTAGTGCTTTAGTGTTGGTGTTTTCTAGATTACTCCactatttatttcatttttccaacttttatactattcttttattttaccAATTTTGTGTTTTAATATTCTTGAGTGCACACGACATTGTTGAGATGAATTTCCGAAGAACcctaaaaatagtaaaaagaagACAACGAGTGGGGTGGATAGAACATTATTGGAGTTGTGATGAGCATGTGAATGGCTGTTGTTCATTGTAAACTAAATTTGAGATAAGTACAAAGACAACGAGTGGGAAGTATACGTACGTTCCAAAATAAAAGgcgaaaaaacaaagaaggagcCTGACAAATTCAGATTGCGTTTTTGCACAAAACTTTAAAAGACACGTGTCCGAACCGTTAGTTAGATGTGAACTCACGCGTGTGTATTGAAATGAttatgaatatgattgtgtatTTCTGAGTTGTGTTTTCAGTTGTATGTGTAACACTGGTCTAACAAAATTCTTcgtaaaatttttttaaaaccaaacacTTACACGCTCTACTCATATAATATGACTTGTGTTGCTTTAGAGTTACTATtttctttgagaggtcaaatCCCAACATTGAGCAGTGTAAAATGGTGAGTGACCTTTGGGGTGTTTTCATTAAAGgaaaaatttggagaattttttttgttattgaaaAGTTATTTGTTGTTTCCGGTTGTAAATAAGTTGGTAagaatgtcaagttattttcacAAGTGAATAAGCTGTTGATGGGTATATgagtgaaaaaaattattgaagaaGTTGTTGttaacaacttttttgttagtatgAACGAGATAGTAAAATGTTAAAACTTGTTGACTTGAAAAAATCGCCTATGTTTTTTCCGCTTTTCCTTACCGGAAATACGGCTTATTGGTAATGAAAGGAAGACTTGGAAGGAGGAGGGAGACACTAGTGAGGTCAGTTTTTAATAACGGAGATGCTGATAGGATTCTTTGCCTGCCAATTAGTACCACGGGTCATTGCGATGATAAAATTTGGAACTGCACGTACGTCCAATGGAAAGTTCTTAGTGAAATCAGCCTATGCGACTGCTAAAGATGTGGTCATGTGGGACGACGTATTCTTAACAGACTGCCATGAAGACGAAGATGTTTATGTGGCGCAGGCCTCTCAGTTTTAATATATAGGTGCCCGTGAAGATGATCGGTCCGATTTGTGGGTTGGAGGTTGAAACCACCTCACACATGCAAGCTGTTTAGCCGTGATATATAGGGCGTGTAGAGTGTGGTTACTATCCCCATTTTGCTATGTACAGACCGGAGGCAATGGTGGAGGCACGTACGGTTGGAACTTGGGACAAATGTGGATTAGGGTAACGGAATCAGCCTCTGGGGCTAAGCGCAAAGAACTGCTGGATCTCTTTGTTGTTATTGGTTGGCGTATATGGTTGGCACGAAACGCGGATCTGGTTGTTtcgaagaaaaatattttgcccAGGTATTTGGATGGATACACatgcaaaatgttttacttcCGAAATTTCCGTAAGTCGTTTTTTGGAGATGTGAAGAAAAAAGCGTAAagatgtattattgattgtgtaCAAAATCCtaacatgcctttatatagACTATAGGACTTGGTGATTAAGAAACTAACGAATAAAGAAAATACCCATAACAAGGAAACCAGACTAATTAGGAGACATAAATAACAATGGGAGGTTtagcaaaaaattcataatatttacattttttgagctcaaagataagcaccttttgcaatcaaacataaggacaaatgtgTCTATAagagtgcctaaaatcctaggataccttataaaaatgcctaaaactCTAcgggtaccttatgaaagtgtcaaaaattctatGGTACcatatatatgaaagtgcctaaaaccctaaggtaccctatgaaagcGCCTAAACCattaaaaccctataaaagtgcctgaACATGTTTGGACCTTATGacttaaaaactcaaaaattgaAAGACCTCCACTGACAATAACAATCGGCCTAAACAGGTAACATAATAATAAATCCTAGAAAACTTGGTAACATATCCTAATATTATTCTAATAGGAAATATGCGAACTCGGGGTGGGTGTTGCGCGGTCGCCGGCGCAGCCTTTCCGGCATCgatccgacgatcggagacgtccactggGTAGAACTCgtcaagtgtaccaaaaattaactcaatcaaatattgttaagtgcctcatcgaaatacatatataacttgaaaaaaaaatgaatcctaatggatacgaaacactagatcaaaaccactgaatcaattcttttcaagttatatgtgttccgatgaaGACTTGAAACGTGTTTGACAGTTATATTgtcaaaatcttgaattaattgcaCGGCTGCCATATAATAAGAGGCTAAGTTctcactatagcatttgaaTGTCTCTGCCAAGTGGTTgattacaaggtttgaatctccaatAATTTTTACTTCTCTGGCCTTTAGATCCTTAAGGATTTCAAGGCCTATAACAATTGGTTTATATTCAGCTTGATTgtttgtacatgggaaatcaaattgaaaagataATTCAGTCCTCAGGCTTTGGGAAGAAATGATAATTACTCTACAGCCTGAGACTTCTTGAGTCTTTGATCCATCAAAAAACAAC encodes:
- the LOC131310701 gene encoding cytochrome P450 736A117-like, which gives rise to MHIAYSFSKFVAETHQTTSQMHFSLHPFIFSLLPLFFFLVFLLKWLSITARPPRKNPPPSPRKLPMIGNLHQIGPFPHLSLHSLSQAHSALMLLHFAAAPVLIASSAAAACDIMKTHDLIFSNQPKSTICEKIMYGEKDVAFSHYSEYWRQMKSICVLQLLSNKRVQSFRDVREEETMHVIEKISDSGSDVVNLSKLIVELTGDVVCRVALGRKYGGGGGGEGGGGRRGFKEVLGEFVELPGFFDILILEILPHG